In one Mucilaginibacter sp. PAMB04168 genomic region, the following are encoded:
- a CDS encoding phytanoyl-CoA dioxygenase family protein, producing MKHTSLFNYKALNEDELKSFKENGFLVIKSILTKEGLNQMQTESMAAWAREKESFDPTKSWLQNSLLVNIHHQAPTVRNYYFEGPLVDIASQVIGPNIKGATSQLTFKMRGNTKPFGWHQDNGYGELEPYNAITTLTALDDTDRGNGCLWLIPGSHKQGQIKVNQDEEQKKTQSEIIVEADDSLAVPMEMQAGDVLIFNCWMLHKSDGNYSTDRDRRILFLRYADADAVEVYNDRKPRLGRLVKGATRFTEVSEFEANI from the coding sequence ATGAAACACACATCATTATTCAACTATAAAGCACTTAATGAAGATGAGTTGAAATCTTTCAAAGAAAACGGTTTCTTGGTTATCAAAAGTATTCTTACTAAGGAGGGCCTTAACCAGATGCAAACTGAAAGCATGGCCGCGTGGGCTCGTGAAAAAGAATCATTTGATCCTACTAAAAGCTGGCTTCAAAACTCACTGCTGGTAAACATTCATCACCAGGCGCCAACTGTTCGTAATTATTATTTTGAAGGACCGCTGGTTGATATAGCTTCACAGGTTATTGGGCCCAATATTAAAGGAGCTACTTCGCAGCTTACATTTAAAATGCGGGGCAACACCAAGCCCTTTGGCTGGCATCAGGATAACGGCTATGGCGAACTGGAGCCTTACAATGCTATAACAACACTTACTGCGCTTGATGATACCGACCGTGGTAACGGTTGCTTGTGGTTAATTCCCGGCAGTCACAAACAAGGCCAGATTAAAGTTAATCAGGATGAAGAGCAGAAAAAAACGCAGTCGGAAATTATAGTTGAGGCAGATGATTCACTTGCTGTACCGATGGAAATGCAGGCAGGCGATGTGCTTATATTTAATTGCTGGATGCTTCATAAATCCGACGGCAATTATTCAACTGATCGTGACCGGCGTATCCTTTTCCTTCGCTATGCTGATGCTGATGCAGTTGAGGTTTATAACGATAGGAAGCCCAGGCTTGGCCGGTTGGTTAAAGGCGCAACCCGGTTTACTGAAGTGTCAGAATTTGAAGCCAATATATAA
- a CDS encoding dihydrodipicolinate synthase family protein, which translates to MRLTAETLKGNWATLLLPVNTDDSINYTLLAEEIDQLIAAQVDGIYSNGSAGEFHNQTEAEFDKINELLASKCRMAGMPFQIGASHPSPIISKERLQRSVALLPDAIQVILPDWIVANQQEQVSFLQGMSHAAAGIPLVLYNPPHAKMVLPPQAYAGFKDLVLSLIGIKVLSGDVQWVNDMKRYGKHLSVFVPGHMLATGFANGIASGAYSNVACINAKTAQQWWDDMQTDINSALDLEFRIQQFFKECIVPYQQQRFSNPALDKFLSAVGGYINVGTRLRWPYHFISEDEVLTARKRAQALIPEFFTTKH; encoded by the coding sequence ATGAGGCTTACTGCTGAAACTTTAAAGGGAAATTGGGCCACACTGCTACTGCCAGTTAATACGGATGATTCAATCAACTACACACTGCTGGCCGAGGAAATTGACCAATTGATAGCAGCTCAGGTAGATGGCATTTATTCAAATGGATCGGCGGGTGAGTTTCATAACCAAACCGAAGCTGAATTTGATAAAATAAACGAGTTGCTCGCGAGTAAATGCAGAATGGCCGGTATGCCGTTTCAGATAGGTGCGTCGCATCCGTCTCCCATCATATCAAAAGAGCGCCTGCAAAGAAGCGTAGCCTTGCTGCCAGATGCTATCCAGGTTATACTGCCTGATTGGATAGTAGCTAACCAGCAGGAGCAAGTAAGCTTTTTGCAGGGAATGAGCCATGCTGCTGCCGGTATACCTCTGGTGCTTTATAATCCGCCGCATGCCAAAATGGTTTTGCCGCCACAGGCTTACGCTGGCTTTAAAGATTTAGTCCTCAGCCTTATTGGCATAAAAGTACTGAGCGGTGATGTGCAATGGGTTAATGATATGAAGCGGTATGGCAAGCACCTTTCAGTATTTGTACCGGGGCATATGTTAGCCACTGGCTTCGCCAATGGCATTGCGTCTGGCGCTTACTCAAATGTAGCCTGCATTAACGCAAAAACCGCCCAACAATGGTGGGATGATATGCAAACAGATATTAACTCGGCTCTCGATTTGGAGTTTCGAATCCAGCAGTTTTTTAAAGAATGTATAGTGCCGTATCAGCAACAACGATTTTCTAACCCAGCACTTGATAAATTTTTGAGTGCGGTAGGGGGTTACATAAACGTAGGAACGCGTTTGCGCTGGCCATATCACTTTATTAGCGAGGATGAGGTGCTCACGGCAAGGAAGCGCGCCCAGGCACTGATACCCGAATTTTTTACTACAAAACATTAA